The nucleotide window CTTCTACAATGGCCGTTTTACCAACACCGGACTCTCCCACAAGAACTGGGTTATTTTTTGTTTTACGTGAAAGGATTTGGATGACCCGTTCGATTTCTTTGGAACGACCAATCACTGGATCCAATTTTTTCTCACGAGCCAGTTGTGTTAGGTCCCGTGCAAACTCATCCAAAATAGGAGTTTTACTTTTTTCTTGTCTTGGAGCCGCTGTTTGCGTTTGGCCTTGGGTACCCGATTGTGTCCCGGTTGCCCCACCACCTACCGCACCCGAAGGTGGCGCTCCTAGAAGTCGTAAAATCTCTGATTTAATGACGTTATAATTTACGCTGAAAGAGGATAACGATCCACCGGCGATATTATTGTTATCGCGAAGTAGTGCCAAAAGAATGTGTTCCGTTCCCACATAGTTGTGTTTGAGGCGTTTTGCTTCCTCTTTAGAAACTTCGATCATCTTTTGGTATTTGTCTTGTCCTTGGCTCACATCAAGCAACAAGGCACCGGAACCCTCACGAGTTCTCTTTTCGACTTCTTTACGGAGTTCGTTTAAATTGATGTTTAGATTCGTAAGAATCTTAATCGCGACAGAGTCCTCCTCCCGGAGAAGCCCAAGTAGAATGTGTTCAGGACCGATAAAATCGGAACCCAAACGTTTAGCCTCATCTTGGGCGATTTCGTTGATGACTCTTTTTGCTCTTTTTGTGAATTCCAACATGCCGCACCCTGCCTTTATTAATTAGACGAACGTCCTTGTTCCCATCATGACCGTACCGGTTTAATAGGAGCCTAGTAAACCAAGAATTTTGTAAAACTGACGTTTTTGAACTGCCAAAACGTTCTTCCACGAGATTTTTACGACAAGAACTCGGTCTTTTCCGATGTTCCTAATTCTATAATCGGTGGATGGAGCAAATTCTATACCAAATTCAGACAATGTTTGTAAAATTGAAAAAAACTCAGAAACGACCTCTGGCGTGAGTCCGAGCAGGATCGAATCCCTCCTTCCAGCCCCTAAATTCGTAGGACAAGAAGAGACAAATCCAATCTCTGGAAGCTCTGCCCAATGGGATTTTTGGAACAAAAACCGAAAGATAGAAATCTTTTCCTTTTTCTGGACTAAGGTTTGGTTTCGATTTGGATATGGATGGAAGGAGATTTCTTCCCAACGGATATGGTCCTCCGATCCCAAATAAAAACCCATCCTAGGTTCTGGATTCTCCTCTAAATGCAAAGAAGGCAAATTTGTATCCAAATACAATTGGGAGCCGAATCCACTTTCAACTAACAATTGTTTGGATTTATCTAACAATGGATCATAAAAAGGAAACAAACTCGATTTTAGATTTCTTGTGATGCGGGTTCGCAGTGAAAAAAGAGTCAGAGACGATAAATTCTCTTTTATAAAACTTTCTAAAGTTTGGATTTGGTTTTCGGGAATTTTTATTCTGCGGTTTGGTTTGGGATAGTTAAAAATTTGAGCACAATGGACACAGCCGAACTTGCCGCTTTTACGAAACTGAATTTCTTTGGCTCCGCAAAAACGACAAAATCGCATATCAAGTAACTGGGGTTAGTTGTCCCGATACAATCCTGTTTCGTTTATGAGCCATGGAAGCAAGCTCCAAGTCATGAGTCACAAGAATCAAAGAAAACTTAAATTCATTTTGGAGTTCTTTGATAAGATCCATCAAATGACGAGAGTTGTCTCGGTCCAAGTTTCCTGTGGGTTCATCGGCCAAAATCAGTTGTCTTCTTCCCACAAGGGCCCGAGCCACGCCGACTCTCGCACTCTCTCCACCAGAAAGTTGGGAAGGGAAACTTCCAGTCCTTTCCCCAAGGCCTACTTTTTTTAAAATCTCTGTAGCTTGGACTTTAGCGATGCTCGGATTCATCCTTGCAATGAGAAGAGGCATCATCACATTTTCCAATGCCGTAAAGTCTGGTAATAAAAGATGTTGTTGGAAGATAAAAGAAATTTTTTCAGCACGGAAAGTTTCTCTTTGTTTTTCGTTCAGGTTCTTTAAGGAAACCCCGCAAACTTCCACCTCACCGTCGTCAAACGAATCCATAGCGCCAAGAATATTGAGGAGAGTGGACTTACCAACACCAGAGGCTCCTTCCACAGAAACAATCTCTCCAGGCATCACTTCAAAATCCAGACCTGAAATGATATGGTACTTTTTGTCTACAACCTGGTAGTATTTTTCTAATTTGCGAACAGAAACAGTCGGTTTTACATTCATATCAGTCATTTCTTATTGTATCCACTGGGTTTAGATTCGCTGCCATACGTGCCGGGAAATAACCAGCAAGTCCAGAGAGGATGGTTGCAGCCGTTGTCACCATAAAGATAAAGGATATATCAATATCTACAGGAATATGATCAAAATAATAAATATCTTTTGGAACAAGCTCCACAGGATCCCAATCACCTGGATTGAGTAAACCACCAATCCCATTGATAATCTCAGAAATGATATTGATGATCACTTCTAATTTTGTTGCGATAAAGATTCCCGTCATCCCACCCACAAGCGATGATAAGATTCCCACAATCATGGCATTCAATGTAAAGATAAGTAGGATATCATTGGATGCAAGACCCAGAGCTTTTAATGTTCCGATGGATCTACGTTTAGCACGGATAAGAGAGTGCACAGTGGCCACCATCCCAAGGGCAGCAAGAACGATAAAAAGAAAAACAATAATGGAGATGATTGTTTTTTCCAATCTTAGTGCTGCCAAAAAATTTTCTTGTTCTTCTGCAATGGTTCGCACGGACCAAGAAGTTTCATCCTGAATTTTTTGATTCCAATTGTCTTCGTTTAACCGAGATAAGATTCTATGTTTAGTAAGTTTTAAATCATCCAGGGAACGAACCTTAATTGCTACTTGGTTCACAGCACCTTGCATTTTAAAAAACTCTTGGGCTTGCGGAAGAGACAAAAACACAAACTTAGAATCGTAGTTATAATATCCCGTTTTAAAAAGTCCAACCAAACGAAAGGTTTGGACATTTACTTGCACCCCACGTTCGACAGTAAACCTTCCTCCAGGAACTGCCATTGTGATCTCACGACCAAGGCCGTATCCGTAAATGGCACTCATTTCTTTTCCCACAACTACGAGTTTCTTCGTATTGATGGATTGGATTTCGTCTCGATCGTATTGTAAAATCCGAGGAAAGTTCGGAAGTCCATTCTCCACCAATTTTTCTACGGAGTCCACGGGGACTGCGCGAATCATGATTGGATTGAAGTTGTTATTACTTTGGATGAGACCGTGACTTGTGATGTTCCCTTCTACAGAAACGAAGGACTCGGCGAGTTTCGGGTCGGCCTTGAGGTGTTGGATGACCTTTTCGTAATCATAAATGGCGCCGGAGCCATAAGAGTTCTCAATAGTGATATGAGGCCCCCCTTGCCAGAGTGATTCCTTTACTTGTTTTTGGAATCCGTTGAAAATGGAGAGGACTACTACTAGGAGCCCTACTCCGACCGCCATAACAATGAACGACAGCCTGGATTTGATAGAGAGGAAACCCAGAACTCTGGACCCTCGGATGTAACGGATTGTGATTAAAGAGACGATTCCCATGATGACCTAATCTTTTTGACAGCTTTCTTCTAAAGATGGATACTGTCAAAAAAGAACCTTATGCCTGAGACACCAAACTATTATTCTGTCAAAGTAAACCTTCGAGACGAAGCCAATATGGTTTATACCATGATTGCTGCAGTCATTGACCCGGTTGAAACCAAATCGGTGAAGTTTGAGGGAGTTTCATGTACAAGCCCGCTGTCCCTTTTACCTGTTCGGTCCACATTTCAGGACTTTTACAACCGAATGCAGAGGGTCATCTACAAAGGGGAACAGCAAAAAAACATTACTAAGTCCCTCCAGGAGCTTATCAAAACCAAATTTGGCTCGGAAAGTTTTTTGGAAGAAATCCTCCACTACATGGACCACAACCTAACGGATCGTTTGGACTTCGTTTTTAGCGAAATACACAAAAGGACTTCTGGGAACACCGAACCCAAAGTAGAAATCCATTTTGAACTAATCGATCCTAACGATATTTCCAAAACAACGGTTGATGAAGAAGAAATTGCAAAAAAAGAAGCTCCTCCGGTAACACCAGTTCCTCAAGCCTCTGGATTTTTAGTTCCTGCGGACAAACAAATTGTTCAATTCAAATTCCAACTCTCACCCGTAAATGGAACGCCACTCGTAGAACTGAAAGCAGGTGACAATGTGTACATCCGTTTGGTTCCAGGAGACGCAGTAACAGATTCTATCATCAATTCCTTAGAATTGAAAGAAGAGTCGGGAGCGATCAAACAAATCCCAGCTAAAATTGTGAACATCTCGAATAACAAGAATTTTTCGGAAGTTGTCATCAAAATCAATGAACAAGTCTATGGTAAAATCATTGAAGAAGAAAACTCTGTAAAAATCAAAACCACTGACAGCCAACAAGGTGCTGCCAATATCATGAATTCGGTTGCTTCACCTACAGTAGCAGTCTCAAAAGCGAAACAGAATCCGACTCTTTCTGCGGATGAAAGTTTTCATTTATGGCCTTACATCATTATGTTAGTAGTCCTTGCTATTGGTATGATGACTATTTTTGTGATCTTATAATCTCTATGGAAAAATTGAAAAAACAACTCCCTATCATTACACCTATATTCATTGCTATCGTAATCATCCACTCCCTCTTTGTCGATTACACAGTTCAATTCCCAGACTATATCGCAGCAGAGACTTCAGAATCCGCTATGGAATCAATGAAACCAAAAGTAATTTCTGAAAATGGAGTTTTGAACCGAATTTCTTACTTAGAATCTTTTTTAGTAGAGTTGGAATCCAGAGAACTTCCAGTCGATACAGAACAAGAAGAAACCAAGGACAATATCAAACGCGTTTTAGTGGGACAAAAGTTACTGCTTGGGCTTTCTCTATTTTATTTATTGTTAACCTTTTCTACGGCTGTTTCTTATGCTTTTCGAGTTTGGTTTCATAAATCCTTAGCGCACGTTTTTTATCCTGTTTCTTTTCTTGTATTGGCACCAAAAGTTTTTTTTCAACTCAATCTAATGCTACAAAAGGAAGTATTATCCTACTTCTATTTTGTATTTTTAGTTTTCACTTATGTGATCACTATAATTTCTTACCGTTTGATTTTAAAAAATAAAGAATTAGCAGAAGGATTTCAATCCCTACAGTTTTCCTCTTCCCTAGAAGAAGAAGGGAGATCACCCAGTAATACAAAAACGGGATCCATCTTTGCGCCTGTCTTTCATGTGGCCATTATCATCCTTATTGGAATTTTGATAGGAAATTTGATTTACATTCCTCTCTTTCTCTTACAAAAACACTACGTAACTGAGTTTAGTTACTTTATCTTCTTTTTACTTGGGCTTTTATCTCTGTTTTATATCTTTAATTACAAAAAAGTAGGTGGAGAGCCAAACAGTAACAATTGGAAGAACCTGGCCGTTAGTTTTGCTTATCTACAATTTCGTTTTTTAAGAAATAGTTTCTGGGCGGTGTTTAGCACCATTTTGATTGTACTTTTTGTAACGTTTTTGTTTAGTCTTTTACTGTTTAATATCGACTTAATCCAAAACCATTTGGGACTCTTCGGTAAAGCCACCGAATTCTAATAATTCAGTTATAATTTGAAAGAGTGCCCTAACCCTAGTGGCACTCTGGTTCCTTCCCTTTCCGCACCAAACACCATACACTCCCATTCGGGTAATAGGTTGATCTTGCAATCAACTCTCCGTCATCGGAGTAAACTTCGGAGGCTTCTTTCGCACCAGTGGGATAATAATAAAACCATTCACCAACTTTTTTATCGTTTTCGTAACTACCTTTCTCTTCCACTCTAGTATCTGGATAATAACGCACCCAGTCCCCAGTGCGGAGCCCACCATCAAAGAAACCTTTTTCGTTTAGCCTACCACTTCGGAAGTATCTATGAAATGATCCCGTTTCATTTCCAAGTTCAGCAGTTTGGATCCACAGTTGTTTTTTCCGATTCCCCGATTTGTAGTTTTGTTCAATATAAATCTTTCCATCAGAAAAATAAAATTTCCAAAGACCATCCCGATCTCCGTTTAAAAATTTTCCTTCCATGATAGTAATTCCGGTAAGATAGTTTAATTTTTTGCTGTATCCATCTGGCTGACCGAGTGCATTTACTGGAAACTCTGTGATTAAATTTCCATTTTCATACCACTCCCTATAGATGCCTTCACTAGTTAAACTATAGTAGTTTGTTTTTTTATTGTATACCGCTTCTTTTGGAATTGAGTTATGTTTTGTTGTCCCACCTTTACACGGACCCAAAATTACGCCGGTTAACAAAACAAAAAGAAGTAAGGATACAAAGATCCAAATGGAATTATCTTTAATGGGAGTAGATGTGGATGTCATTTTCATTTTTGAACTTTGTAAGAATTTCTTTGGAGATAAGGATTCGATTAAGACGCTTTGACCTAATAGGCGTTAAATATCGCAAACACATTAAGATCGTTCCTTCCGGTTCTAAGGAAGTATATACAATGGGAGTGGTTTTACCAAGCCTCACTAGGTAATTTTTTGACATCTCGCGAATTTTTGATTCCACTAGTTCCGGTGCTAATACTAATTCTTCATTCAGAATTTGAGAACAAATTTTTTCAGCTTTTTCCCAGTTGGAATGCAAATGCAAATATACGCGAAACTCATCCCACACAAAATCCATGGTTTCCGAAACAATAAAAAAACGATGTAAAACTACATTATAATTGGGGAAATGAATGAGTCTGTTGGTGGATTGTTCAAATCTAGGATCTGACGCAATTTCCAGTAGAGTGAATTTAAAAAAACCGATATTCACAACATCTCCTTTGATGTTGTCGATCTCGATTCGGTCACCAACCTTAAAACCATTCCCTCCCATAATCATAAACCAACCTACCATATTCAGCCAAACTTCTTTCAGCGAAATGACAATCCCCGCACCGGCAAGACCAAGGACCGTAGGCAGTAGTGATAAACTAGAAAAAATAATAGGAAGGTAGGCAATGCCAAAAACTAAGAGGAAACCCATACGAGCCACTTTTCTACGATTGTATTCGTGAACGGCATCCGGTGCTGGTTTGATTCTCTCGACAAGAAGCATTGTGATTTTATAGGAGAAAATAGCAAAAACCACCATGTATCCAAATAGGATCATAGTTTCTGCAACATCACGACCGGAACTTCGTAGCAGGGTTAATGGATTCAAATCCAAATAGAATTCTTTTAGGCTTCCTCCACCCATTCTATAGTTTCCCTTTTTGACGTTTTAAAATTTCAAAGATGTTCTTTCGTTCGACAGAAACACCAAATTTTGGTTTTCCGAAGTCTTCCAATAAAACAAATTTTAAGGAAGTCCCTTCCTTTTTTTTATCATGTTCCATGTGTTTCAGAATTTCATCTGGTTTCTCTTCTAAACGTGTCGGAAGTTCCAATTGTTTCATAAGCGTAATTGCTCTTTGAAAATTTGATTCTGAAAAACCGACAAGCTCACGTGACAACAGTAAGGCTGTCACAAGACCAACAGCAACTGCTTCTCCATGAGAGTATTTTTTATATTGGGTTAAGGATTCAATGGCATGCCCTGTGGTATGTCCCAAATTCAAAACGGCACGTAGGCCCGTTTCTTTTTCGTCCTGCGAAACAATTCCGGACTTCACTCGGACTGACTCTTCAATCGCATAACGAAGAATTGGCGAGTTTGCTGAAAAATCGGAACGTTTTGATTTAGATATTTTATCTAAAAAATCCCCTCCATCGAGAAATGCGTGTTTTGCAATTTCCGCAAGACCACAACTCCATTCCTTTTCTGGTAAAGTCGAAAGAGTAAAGAGAGGTGCAAATACAAACTCTGGTTGGTAAAAAGCTCCCACCATATTTTTACCAGAATCCACATTGACTGCGACCTTTCCTCCTACAGAGGAGTCAACACAAGCAAGGAGTGTTGTAGGCACCTGGACAAACCGTACACCTCTCTGGTAGGTGGCAGCAATGAAACCAGCGAAGTCTCCAACAACCCCCCCACCAAAAGCGATAACAACCGCCTTTCTATCTGCATCTGTTTCAATGAGTTGGTTGTAGACCTTCTTTACTCGATCAATGTGTTTGTTCTTTTCTCCAGGTTTTAAATAAATGAAGGAAAAAGGAACGTTCAGGGAACTTAGTTCTTTTGTAATATATTTTTCGTAGATTCCTGCAATTTCACGGCTTGTGAGGACATAGACCTTGGAAACTTTGGGAAGCGAATTTAATTTCTCAGATAGGCCTTGGAAGTCTTCGTGTAATTCGATTGGGTAACGAAACCCTTGTCCAATAATTTCACGTTCTGACAACTTCATGGTTCATTCACCCATGGGCTGGAAATATATCTAGGTTTATTTGTGCTTTTGGCCCGGAAGTAATGTTTAATGTCCGGACGAATGTCCATAGATAAAATTTCTTTTGTCGTAAAATAACCAAATCCAGAAATCGCTTTTTCTTTTGGATTTAAGGTAGGTAACAAATCTTTTACCTTGGTTAAAAAAACAATTTGGATCAAGTGGCGTTTTTTATCTGGATCAATGGATTCATTTAAAAATAAAAAATCCATCTGGCTTACCTCCAGAGACAACTCTTCGTTCAGTTCTCGTTTGAGAGCTTCCTCTCCCGTCTCCCCAAATTCAATCCCTCCACCCGGAAGTAACCAATACCCCGATTGT belongs to Leptospira wolbachii serovar Codice str. CDC and includes:
- a CDS encoding toxin-antitoxin system YwqK family antitoxin, which codes for MTSTSTPIKDNSIWIFVSLLLFVLLTGVILGPCKGGTTKHNSIPKEAVYNKKTNYYSLTSEGIYREWYENGNLITEFPVNALGQPDGYSKKLNYLTGITIMEGKFLNGDRDGLWKFYFSDGKIYIEQNYKSGNRKKQLWIQTAELGNETGSFHRYFRSGRLNEKGFFDGGLRTGDWVRYYPDTRVEEKGSYENDKKVGEWFYYYPTGAKEASEVYSDDGELIARSTYYPNGSVWCLVRKGKEPECH
- a CDS encoding ABC transporter ATP-binding protein, encoding MTDMNVKPTVSVRKLEKYYQVVDKKYHIISGLDFEVMPGEIVSVEGASGVGKSTLLNILGAMDSFDDGEVEVCGVSLKNLNEKQRETFRAEKISFIFQQHLLLPDFTALENVMMPLLIARMNPSIAKVQATEILKKVGLGERTGSFPSQLSGGESARVGVARALVGRRQLILADEPTGNLDRDNSRHLMDLIKELQNEFKFSLILVTHDLELASMAHKRNRIVSGQLTPVT
- a CDS encoding mechanosensitive ion channel family protein, producing MGGGSLKEFYLDLNPLTLLRSSGRDVAETMILFGYMVVFAIFSYKITMLLVERIKPAPDAVHEYNRRKVARMGFLLVFGIAYLPIIFSSLSLLPTVLGLAGAGIVISLKEVWLNMVGWFMIMGGNGFKVGDRIEIDNIKGDVVNIGFFKFTLLEIASDPRFEQSTNRLIHFPNYNVVLHRFFIVSETMDFVWDEFRVYLHLHSNWEKAEKICSQILNEELVLAPELVESKIREMSKNYLVRLGKTTPIVYTSLEPEGTILMCLRYLTPIRSKRLNRILISKEILTKFKNENDIHIYSH
- a CDS encoding ATP--guanido phosphotransferase, which codes for MRFCRFCGAKEIQFRKSGKFGCVHCAQIFNYPKPNRRIKIPENQIQTLESFIKENLSSLTLFSLRTRITRNLKSSLFPFYDPLLDKSKQLLVESGFGSQLYLDTNLPSLHLEENPEPRMGFYLGSEDHIRWEEISFHPYPNRNQTLVQKKEKISIFRFLFQKSHWAELPEIGFVSSCPTNLGAGRRDSILLGLTPEVVSEFFSILQTLSEFGIEFAPSTDYRIRNIGKDRVLVVKISWKNVLAVQKRQFYKILGLLGSY
- the aroB gene encoding 3-dehydroquinate synthase, whose product is MKLSEREIIGQGFRYPIELHEDFQGLSEKLNSLPKVSKVYVLTSREIAGIYEKYITKELSSLNVPFSFIYLKPGEKNKHIDRVKKVYNQLIETDADRKAVVIAFGGGVVGDFAGFIAATYQRGVRFVQVPTTLLACVDSSVGGKVAVNVDSGKNMVGAFYQPEFVFAPLFTLSTLPEKEWSCGLAEIAKHAFLDGGDFLDKISKSKRSDFSANSPILRYAIEESVRVKSGIVSQDEKETGLRAVLNLGHTTGHAIESLTQYKKYSHGEAVAVGLVTALLLSRELVGFSESNFQRAITLMKQLELPTRLEEKPDEILKHMEHDKKKEGTSLKFVLLEDFGKPKFGVSVERKNIFEILKRQKGKL
- a CDS encoding LIC_10230 family protein, which translates into the protein MEKLKKQLPIITPIFIAIVIIHSLFVDYTVQFPDYIAAETSESAMESMKPKVISENGVLNRISYLESFLVELESRELPVDTEQEETKDNIKRVLVGQKLLLGLSLFYLLLTFSTAVSYAFRVWFHKSLAHVFYPVSFLVLAPKVFFQLNLMLQKEVLSYFYFVFLVFTYVITIISYRLILKNKELAEGFQSLQFSSSLEEEGRSPSNTKTGSIFAPVFHVAIIILIGILIGNLIYIPLFLLQKHYVTEFSYFIFFLLGLLSLFYIFNYKKVGGEPNSNNWKNLAVSFAYLQFRFLRNSFWAVFSTILIVLFVTFLFSLLLFNIDLIQNHLGLFGKATEF
- a CDS encoding NUDIX domain-containing protein; the protein is MIDFLLKSKSMRVRVAALIQDPKGKILLVQQQKKQSGYWLLPGGGIEFGETGEEALKRELNEELSLEVSQMDFLFLNESIDPDKKRHLIQIVFLTKVKDLLPTLNPKEKAISGFGYFTTKEILSMDIRPDIKHYFRAKSTNKPRYISSPWVNEP
- a CDS encoding ABC transporter permease, coding for MGIVSLITIRYIRGSRVLGFLSIKSRLSFIVMAVGVGLLVVVLSIFNGFQKQVKESLWQGGPHITIENSYGSGAIYDYEKVIQHLKADPKLAESFVSVEGNITSHGLIQSNNNFNPIMIRAVPVDSVEKLVENGLPNFPRILQYDRDEIQSINTKKLVVVGKEMSAIYGYGLGREITMAVPGGRFTVERGVQVNVQTFRLVGLFKTGYYNYDSKFVFLSLPQAQEFFKMQGAVNQVAIKVRSLDDLKLTKHRILSRLNEDNWNQKIQDETSWSVRTIAEEQENFLAALRLEKTIISIIVFLFIVLAALGMVATVHSLIRAKRRSIGTLKALGLASNDILLIFTLNAMIVGILSSLVGGMTGIFIATKLEVIINIISEIINGIGGLLNPGDWDPVELVPKDIYYFDHIPVDIDISFIFMVTTAATILSGLAGYFPARMAANLNPVDTIRND